A window of the Lactuca sativa cultivar Salinas chromosome 5, Lsat_Salinas_v11, whole genome shotgun sequence genome harbors these coding sequences:
- the LOC111878787 gene encoding peroxidase 4 gives MATSSMIISFALLALCLMINTNTSSAQLSPDFYSKSCPKVFKVVSSVIQSAVSKEKRMGASLLRLHFHDCFVNGCDGSILLDDTPSFTGEKTAGPNNNSVRGFNVIDDVKSKVEKVCPGVVSCADILTISALESVLALGGPSWKVKLGRRDSKSASLAAANSGVIPPPESTLSNLINRFQAVGLSTKDMVALSGAHTIGQARCTIFRARVHNDTNIDASFAKSRQSNCPLPVGSGDNNLAPLDVKTPNNFDNTYYKNLINQQGLLRSDQQLHNGGSTDSLVEQYSKNPGSFHVDFAAAMINMGDIRPLTGSNGEIRKNCRKVNS, from the exons ATGGCTACATCTTCTATGATCATCTCATTTGcattgcttgctttgtgcttgatGATCAATACTAATACTTCTTCAGCACAACTCTCTCCCGATTTCTACTCAAAGAGTTGCCCAAAAGTTTTCAAGGTCGTGAGCTCGGTGATTCAGTCTGCTGTTTCAAAGGAAAAACGCATGGGCGCATCCCTCCTTCGGCTCCATTTCCATGATTGTTTTGTCAAT GGGTGTGACGGGTCAATCCTTCTAGATGACACACCTTCGTTCACTGGAGAAAAAACCGCAGGGCCAAATAATAATTCTGTTAGAGGGTTTAATGTGATCGATGATGTGAAGTCGAAAGTTGAGAAAGTGTGCCCAGGTGTCGTTTCGTGTGCTGATATATTAACGATTTCAGCTCTTGAATCCGTTCTTGCT TTAGGTGGGCCCTCTTGGAAGGTTAAATTAGGAAGAAGAGACTCCAAATCAGCAAGCCTTGCAGCTGCCAACAGCGGCGTTATTCCACCACCGGAATCCACCCTCAGCAACCTCATCAACCGCTTCCAAGCGGTGGGTCTTTCCACCAAAGACATGGTGGCCCTATCAGGCGCGCATACAATCGGACAAGCACGTTGTACAATTTTCAGAGCACGTGTCCACAACGACACCAACATCGACGCTTCGTTTGCCAAATCACGTCAATCAAACTGCCCTCTTCCAGTGGGTTCCGGCGACAACAACCTCGCACCACTTGACGTGAAGACGCCGAATAACTTCGACAACACTTACTACAAGAATCTGATCAACCAACAGGGTCTTCTCCGGTCAGACCAGCAGCTGCACAACGGTGGCTCCACAGATTCGTTGGTGGAGCAGTACAGCAAAAACCCCGGAAGTTTCCATGTTGATTTTGCAGCCGCCATGATCAACATGGGTGATATTCGTCCCCTCACCGGCTCCAACGGCGAGATCAGGAAGAACTGCCGGAAAGTTAATTCGTAA